The segment CGCGCTATACCCACACATGCGGGTTTACGATAACATCGCCTTTGGCTTGCGGATGCGCCGCACACCAACTGATGAGATTGACCAACTCGTGCAGGACGCGGCGAAGGCGATGGAGATTGACCATCTGCTCAGGAGGAAGCCGCGGGAACTCAGTGGTGGGCAGCGACAACGGGTGGCATTAGCACGTGCCATCGTCAGGAATGCCCATGTATTCCTGCTTGATGAACCGCTCTCCAATCTCGACGCTAAATTGCGTGTGACGATGCGCACCGAACTCAAGCGGCTGCACGCTGAATTGGAAAAAACATTTGTCTATGTCACGCATGACCAAGCCGAATCGCTCATTATGTCGGATCGGATTGTAGTGCTTAATGAGGGTAAACTCCAACAACTGGGGACACCCGAAGAAATCTACAATCAGCCCGCCAATGCGTTCATCGCTGGCTTTGTTGGAAGTCCGCCGATGAATTTCTTCGATGGTCAGTTGCAAAACGGTGGGGATCAGTGGCTGGTAAAGGGCGAGGGATATACCTGTGAATTCACGCCGGCACCGACACAATGCCTGATTGAGAACGCTTCGGCAGAGGTACAGCTCGGGGTGCGTCCGGAAGATATCGAGGTGCTGACAAGCGAATCACCCACCGCCCAAGCCAACGTTGTGGTGCGAGAACCGTTGGGCAGTGATCTGTTTCTTACATTGGAATTAGAAGGTGTGACTTTCAAGGCGCGCACTCACCCCGATGCACGCATTGACCGCGGCGACACTGTGCCAATCCGTTTTAAGTCCACCAAGGTGCATTTGTTTAACCGCACCACAGGGGCAGCGTTGCTTGAGTATAGACAATAAAACAGCCGAAATCCCTCTACGGAATCTCTAGCGAGATTGTCGCCAAAAATGCTGCTTCCGTTCGTCGATTATGGGTCTGTGCGGCGACGACAGAGCCGTAGACATTGCCGAGATAGAAAATACCCCCAAGTGTCCCAAACGTCCAACCTTTGCGCGACGAAATGCCATTTTCGGAAAACCCGTCGTAAGCCGCCCACCCCAACACACCCAACAGAAACACAGTGAGCAGCGCATCGTTGGAGCGTCCAACATAGACCCTGCCGCTGCCGGGCAGGACAGTGGACAAAAATCCCGCTAGCAGCGGGCTTTTGGACGGAAGTTTTCTCCCATCTTCAGCGTATCTCTTGTACATTGAAGCACGATGACCAACGGTCTCCGGCAATCCACTCAAATCAAACTGGTCAAAGTGCTGAACCGTACCCTCCCACCGCTTCTGCATCAGCTTGTTCATGCCAATCAGTATCTGTGACTTCCAGTGATGCTCCTTTCCCTGAAACAGATCCTGCGATTCCTTGAGAAAGCGTACAGATTCGTCGTACTGTTCCATTAGGAAGTAGGTTGCGCCTAGCTCATATCGTGCTAAATTAGAGTTGGGCTGCGTTTGGAGGAGCGTTTCGAGCAATTGAACGGCGCGATCAGGTTGGCCGCCCAAACGATAGCTATCGGCGATTCGGCGCAAAACGTCATTCCGTGAAGCAGTCGGCTGAGAAAAGAGGTAACGTTGATACTCACCCGCTGCGCGGAGATAGTCGCCTTGGGCGTAAAGGTAATCTGCAAACTTGCGGATGTTTTCAGGCTGATAATAATCAATTGACGGGCTGTCTGCAAGTGCTATCAATGCAGGAAAAACGCAGCAGAGCACGGCAAGGAAAATGGCGTGACGACAAATCATCTTGTCAACGCCTCCTGTGAGTATGCCTCAACCGGATCAATGTACTTGCCGCTTACTTCGTCGAAGGGATAGTGCGTGTGGAGCGTAGTTCCGTTATCTCGCAGCAGACGGTCAGCGGTCAACAGTATACCGCGAAAGAACCCGTACTTTTGGATTGCACCCATCCCGAATCGAGAGCAACTCGGAGAGAAGTTGCAGACAGATTGGTCTTGCGTCGAAATGTATTTCTGATAAAGTCGAATAAGCCCGGTCGAAAATAGGCGAATCGGTGTCGACTCTCTGGGATTGAACGGAATAGCTTCCTGCCTGTGATGCGAGATTTGGATCGGATTTGCACCTGAGATGAAGGCGAGGTCACCAGCCTCCTCTGGCATGGAAGCCCAGCCCCACGACGAAGTACACAGAATTAGGATGATCCAGATACCGAATAGACGCATTACCATTTGACCTCCTTAATTTTCACAACTATGGGGATCCTGAACTTTCTAATTCGATTGGGCAGTTCGAGGTTTAATTGGGCGTTGTTTCTTCGGTTCCCGGAGTTCTCCGTCACTATCACATTTCACGCTATCTACATAAGAGGGGTCCGGATAACTGTCTCAAGAATGTGAGCACGTGGGGACTGTGAGACGAGAAACAGGATTAAATCCGCGACCTCTTCTGGCAAGGTTAAATGCGCGATGACATCCTCCGGGTGATTATCTCGGCGCATCTTGGTGTCGACGGGTCCTGGACACACCGCACTCGCTTTGACACCGTGCGGACGCCCTTCGTTATTCGTGGTCTCGGTAAAACCGACAACGCCAAATTTGGCGGCGCAGTACGCCCCGCCGTTGATGTGCCCAAATTTGCCGGAGACCGACGAGACGTTGACGATATGGCCGGACTTCCGCTCGCACATGTGACTGAACACTGCCTGTGTGCAGAGGAAGACGCCTTTGAGATTCACGGCGATATTGAGATCCCAATCTTCCTCGCGAATCTTGGGAATTGGGTTGTGGATGGCGACGCCCGCGTTGCTGACAAGAATATCGATCCTGCCAAATCTGTCGAGTGTCCGTTGCACCATCGCGTCCACCTGCGATTTTTGCGTTACATCAGTTGGTATTGCGAGGGTCTGCCGACCGAGCGCAGATACCTCGGCTGCGACAGCTTCAATCTCTGAGAGTGTTCGCGCCGCGAGCACCAGATCTGCACCCTCTCGCGCAAAGGCGAGCGCAGTTGATCTACCAATTCCGCGTCCACCACCGGTGATAATTGCAACTTGGTTTTCGAGTTTCATTTATTTTTCTGTCTCGACAGTGTTCTCTTTGATGTAATCGAAATTGATATCGTAGCCTAGCCCCGGTCCCTGCGGCAAATGGACATATCCCTCATCGTCCATGAAATCAATCTTTGAATGCAGCCAAGGCTCGACCTCATCATAGTCAATAAACGGGTGGAGGAGTCCCCGCTCGTAGAATTCACCGGGGATACCCATTGCGCCTAACACATGGAGATTCCCACCGCCGCCACCGTGTACCTCCATCGCCATGCCAAACGACTCTGCCAGATGCACGACTTTCATCAACGGTGTAATCCCTCCCACATCTCCCACGCCGCCTCGCAGGATGTCCGCAGCTCCGCGCAGAATCCACTCTGCTCTAGTGAACATCTTTCCCTCAGCGGTTTCGGGTCCTACAACCGGGATATCCAACTGTTCTGCCAACCACGCATAGGAAGAGGTGCTGTGTTCATCCATCGGCTCCTCAAACCAGTAGTAGTTGAGTTTCTCAAGTTCCCTGCCGATATAGAGTGCCTGCTCTCGACTGTAGTAATGGTAGCAGTCCAGCATCAGGGGAACATCGTTCCCAACCGCCTCTCGCACGGCGGCACACGCCTTGACATCCATCTTGGGGTCGGGAGCCCACGGAATGGGTGGCATCCAGGTGTGCAGCTTGATCGCCTTGTAGCCACGCTGTATGCACCACTCGGCGAATCGACCGTAGTCATCTGGGCTGCTAAGCCCGCCTGCCTCTTCGTCTCCACACATGGTGCTGGCGTAGGCGAGGACTTTGTCTCGATAGCCCCCCAGCAACTTATAGACCGGCTGATCAAAGCAGCGACCCGCGAGATCCCACAGTGCCATGTCCGCTACACCGACCACATTATCTGTGAGACTTCGATGGATTCGCTGCCAGTGCTTGAGCCGTTGCCATAGTTTTTCACGATAGAATGGATCTTCCCCAACCAGCGCGGGCTTAAAGATCTGCTCTGCGATGGCAGGGCTGCCGCCAAAGGCGTAACCCTCCAAGCCTTCGTCGGTGACAATCGTGAGCAGCGTTTGAGTCGCATCGTGTTCAGTACCAGGATGTCCGTGACCCTCTGAGTCACTAACTTGGTTCGACTTATATTTGAATGTTTGGGTTTTTACGTCTACAATCTTCATTATGGTTTGCCTTTTACGTTTTGCGCATCACATATTTTACTGGCACAACTTCTCGATCATCCCGAACAGATTTTGCAGACAGATCCGAGAAGCTTCCTCGCCTGCTTCGGAGAACGCAGTCCCACCCGGACGGTTGAGCAGATCATCCTCAATCTTTGAAGTTGGACGCCAATGCGTTTCCAAGCAGAGGTGTCCCTCGTAACCGTCGTCAACAAATGCCTGGAGTTGTCTCTGCCAATCGATCACGCCTTCACCGACCGGGACCGATTCCATCTCGCCCGTTTCAGGATTTTTGCCAGCGTCCTTCAGATGGGCATGCACCATCAACGGTCTGAGTCTTTCATAGGCGTTGGGATAGGGCGGCTCGCCTTCCGCGTGGGCTTCGTTCGCCGGATCCCAGATAGCGCGGATATTGGGAGAATCAATTTCGCGGATAAATCGTTCTGTCAGTTTAGCGGTTGATAGGGAAGTTGAGGCTTCGTTTTCCATCCCTAAAATCATCCCCTCTCCACTCGCCATCCGAACAGGTTCATCATAGGCACCGATAATCTCGTCCCATCGTTCCTCGACGTTGTCCGTTTTCCAAAAAACGAAAGTGCGGATAAGGTTGATATCAAATGCTTTCGCCACCTCGATACACCGCTTAAGAATTCCAAGATGCTCCTGCCGTTCCTGTGGATTGTCAATATCACATTTGAAGAACGGCGAGGCAATTCCGACGATTTGAACCCCCGTTCCATCAAGGATCTGTTTCATCGCATTGATGTCGTCCTCCGTGAGTTCCTGCGGCGGCTTATCCCACACGGATCGGATCTCAATTGAGTCAAGATTCAACTCCTTTGCGACATTGACAACAGTTTGAAAATCTTGTGAAATCTCATCACCAATAGCACCTATTTTGAACATTGCTTTCTCCTTACGTACAAAGCGCAGTGAATTTTAATTTACGCTTCACTCAACGATATGAATGCCCTCCATCCGGGAAAATTCCTTGCTGCACTTCTAGCTTATAGTGCGTTACAGCCCGGTGGATTTCTTTCCGCATATTTGCATACTGCTTGACGAATGACGGCGTGCGGTCAAAAAGCCCAAGTATATCATGGAGCACCAACACCTGCCCATCACAGGCAGCCCCCGCGCCGATACCGATTGTCGGAATCTGCAGCGATTGCGTGATTTTTCCGCCTAGCTTCTCTGGAATAGATTCAAGAACAATTGCAAAGCAGCCAGCGGCTTCAAGCGCCTTTGCGTCATCAGCAATCAGCATGGCTTCGGACTGCTTACGTCCATGCACCCGAAATTTCTCACTCGTCTGCGGCAATAGCCCAACATGTCCCATCACCGGAATACCATCGCCGACAATGGCTTTGACAATCTCCGGTTTATTGCCCTCAAATTTCACCGTATCAGCACCGGCATCACAAAGGGCGCGCGCATTTTTGACCGCCTGCTCCGGTGTTTCATAAGCCTGATGCGGAAGATCCGCTACAAGTAAGCATGTGGCATTGGCTCGTGCCACGATTCGGGTGTGGTGGAGCATATCCGCCATCGTAACCGATCGCGTGTCTTCATAACCCAAAACTACCATACCGAGCGAATCGCCGACAAGGATGATATCGATCCCAGCATCGTTGAGGATACGCGCTGTCGGGTAGTCATACGCGGTCAGCATCGCAACTTTTTGTCCGTTTTGTTTCATGGACTGAATGAGATCGATTGTTTTTTTCATTGTGTTTCACGGTTTTCTTTTATTGTTCCGATTCTGATTGCGAGACGAGTGCCAAACGACACACCCTAAACTTTCCCTCGATCTCCTTGAACGCTGTGCAAAACGACATAGCTTCTAAGTGGAGTTTCTTATAATCTCGATTCATACCCTCTCAATGTGGTTATCTTACGATTAGAACTCAAAGACGCACTCCATCAACGCCCACCATTCCTCCGGCTTTCTTTCAGGCACTGGCTCTTGATAGGTCCGCATCAATTCATCCCACTCACGGCAGCGTGGGTGCTGTTCGAGATATCGTGGAAAATCCTTTTCAACCTCAAACTCATCGACCGTCTCCATTGCCATGAACATCCTGTGACCTAGCAGGTAGATGTTCATCTTCGTGATCCCAATCGTGTGCAGGCTCTCTAGAACTTCGGGCCAAACGTTGCTGTGATATTCTTTGTATTTTTCGATAATCTCCGGATCATCTTTCAAATTGATTGCCAAACCAAAATGTCTCATTCCTGTCTCCTTCATTGTGGAAATGGGCCTGAGGGTGTGTAAAGTCTTCGTATAATTATCACTGAATTATTATGGTTTGTCAATAGCAATCTCACGAGCCAGAATTCCTGTTGACATGAGATCCTGTAGTAAGTATAATGCAGTAGATTGTCAGGCACGGCGGAATCCTCAGAGAAGGGGCGGTAAAAGTCTATAAACTCGCATTAGCAGGGGTGTAATCATGTCGAAAAAGCAAAAAGATAAAGCAGCTAAAAAGCAGAAAGACCAGCAAATTGAAAAAGATTTCATCAGGCTCCAACCGACGGATAAGCCTGTAGAAGAACGAAAGAAATTGAAGCGTAAGTTCTATGAGAAAGAGCTAGCTCGACTTCAGATAGAGTTAATCAAACTCCAAGAACATATCCTGAACAAGGGCTTAAAGGTAGTCGCGATCTTTGAAGGACGTGATTCCGCAGGCAAGGGCGGAACCATCCAGCGAATTACGGAACCACTGAATCCACGGATCTGCCGAGTGGTCGCGTTGGGCACCCCAACCGAGCGTGAGAAAACGCAATGGTATTTTCAACGATATGTTCCCCATCTGCCGGCCGCTGGTGAGATAGTGTTTTTTGATCGAAGTTGGTACAATCGCGCCGGGGTCGAGCGAGTAATGGGTTTTTGTAATGCGGAAGAATATCATGAGTTTTTACGTTCTTGCCCCGAATTTGAGCGGATGTTGGTGCACTCCGGGATTATTTTAATCAAATATTGGTTATCTGTAGATGCGGATGAGCAGGAACGCCGTTTCAGAAGGCGGATTAAAAATCCAGCCAAACGTTGGAAACTCAGTGCGATGGATATGGAATCTCGTAGAAGATGGGTTGATTATTCCCGGGCCAAAGATGAGATGTTTAAGTATACAGATATCAAACAAGCCCCTTGGTATGTGGTTGATGCCCATGACAAAAAACGTGCGCGCCTCAACTGCATTCATCACCTGTTGAGTCTGATTCCCTACGAGGCCCTACCCTACCAAAAGCTAGAATTACCATCTCTCCAAGAAGATAACGGATACATGCGGCCACCCATGACAGACCAAACTCTTGTACCGGAAATGTACCCATAAGTTCGTAAACCCAACCCACACCCACTTATAACGCAGTTGTGCATAACTTTAGGTGGCAATCTATGTTATAAATATTTGCTTAACATAAGTTTGGTATACTATATATAGTTGGCCATTAAATAATATAATACTATATATTGTGTAAATATTGCAGAAAACTCAATTTTTTGTAACTTTTGTGTAGGTGTTCACGTTTCGTATGACGAACTTACCGAGACACCTATTGTACTATTATATTAATGTGTGACTAAGGAGAGCTTGTAAATGCCCAAACATCATACTTACGTCGCAACCTGCGTAAAAGAGGCGCCGCTCCAGTGGGGAATTGAACTTGAAGCGCTAGAGAATCCAGTACCATCCAAAATTGTGCGGTTTCCAAATTTGACGCAACCGCTTACCAAAGCGCCATATTTTCAGTCAGACTGCGATCCGATAGCTTATTTTAAACAGCTGGTCAGAGGTATGCCAGAGATGCTTCGAGACTATCACGCACGAACCCTCAGACAGATTCAGGGACAAATGAATCAATTGGAAGTCGGCGATTGCTGCCACGTCAAGATTTCATACATTGATAGTAGAGGGGGAGTCAGTCCCTATAAGTACAACATTGAGCTTATTGATACCCCACCTTGTGAATCGCACCGTAACTGCTCAGACACAGCAGATTCTGGGGATGTGGAACTACCTTCTGCTGCACCGAGCATAGATAACCTCTACCCTCCTTTCATGGACGAAATAGGCGCGGACTGGGGAGAATCCAGTGATCTCCCTAGCGATAACCAGTTGGATGTGCCGATCTCTAACGACAGAGATCCACTCGAACTCATCACCCAGTTACACGAGGAGATCCAGGAACTACAAGGCGATTTGGACCGAATCAAGGATAGAATTGCGGAAGCAGTAGTCCCAGCTTACCAAAGTTTGGGACAGCAGGTAGTGACGGAGTCAGAGGAAGCTGTGGAAGAAACCGCGGAAGTTGATGAAGTAGGAGGAGTTGATTCGGACCTACCGGTGGCAGCAGATAATCAACGAAAGGAAATACTCCTCAATTTAGATGAGCAGTCTGCAATCGAATACATAATCAACCAGCAGTTGGCCACCGAATCGCAGCTGAGAGATGTGTGCCATCTTTCCAATCCGATCCGCGTGATGAACTGTTTGATTGAAAAGATGGAGCGGTGTAATTTTCCTTGGATCTCCACAGAAGAGAGCCAAAATGGAGAGCTTATTTATATGTGGAGTGCTCCAGAGTGATTAAGTTTAGTCACGTTTCACACTGTTCGCATAAATGTCGGCGATAATCGCATTTGTCTTTAACCCTTCCTCCCCCTTACAGCGGACTAACACACCTGTACGCATCTGATTGACGAGAGCTTCAACTAACCCTGTGTGCATATACGGCAATGGAGGTTGGTCGAATGACTCGATCTTGTCCTTCGTCTGAAGCGTCAGGTTTCCGCTGTTGAGGGGATTGCAGCGCAAACTTCCTTCCGTACCGTAGACCTCAACTTCGTCAATCGAAACGCCAACATTCCAGTTGATATTCGCGACGGCATGTGTCCCGTTTTCAAAGCGTAAGGTAAAAATGGCAGAATCATCAACTGGATGAGGCAAATAGACGTTTTCTGCGTACCCAGAAACAGACGTCACCTCTCCCAACAAATACATCAGCAGATCAATCCGGTGACTCCCCAGATCCATCAAAACACCGCCACCACTAATTTTCGGATCAGTGCGCCATGCACCCCACTCATGGCTGCTTGGATCATAAGAAGCGGTGTGATTGATTCTCCCTAGCACAACTTCCCCGATCGCTCCCGACTCCATCAATTCCTTCATTTTTACGATATTCGGAAAGAAAGGTCTGTAATAAGCGATTGTGAGCGTGACGTTGTTCTCACGGCAGGCATCGACCATCTGCTGGCACTCGGCGACATTCATCCCCATCGGCTTTTCACAGAGAACATGCTTCCCTGCCTCCGCGGCGAGAAGCGTTTGTTCGCAATGCAGGTAAGGCGGTGTTGCGATATAGACTGCATTAATCTCGTCATCCGCTAACAGCCTTTCAACCGTGTGATAAGCGCGTTTCGCGCCATGTCTCGCTGCAAAATCCTCTGCCTTCTCTCTGTCACGGCGCATCACCGCAATGAGTTCAGAACCTTCAACCGTGTAGAGCGGGGGACCACCTTTGTACTCTGCCACATCTCCACAACCAAGTATTCCCCATCGTAGTAATGTCATAGCTTCCTCTTTGCAAATTGAATCAAGTGAACTGTTGATTTTCGTCCAATAACCCCTTACTGCTGCAGCCTGTTCAACCAATTTTGAACGCGGAGTTGTAGAAACGCCTGCGCCCTGCCTGACCAGAGATAATCAAGCGTCAACCCTCGAAAAACTGGCATAGGACTCATCTGAAGACGTAGGTCTTCGGTAAATTCTTCAAGCGATTGATTGCCCAATCCATGCGACAATCGCTGCAACAAGGTCGCTGCATCGGCAAGGTCTCTGACAGAGTCGTGTGTTTCCGTGAGGGCGTTGAACCCTGTCACTGCATCATCTAGATCTGATTCGCGCCGATCGCTCCACCACCGGTCAAGCGACTCCACCGCTGATGCAAAGTGGGTTCCTTCATCTCGAAATTCTTCTCGCCGCTGCGGATTGCAAACATACTCGCCAAGTTCTGTGAGGATAGATTCTCTCAACTGCGTCGGATTCAATTGCCTGCGAAAAAAATAGTAATCCCCCGGATACTGCGTATAAGGCGTCAACCGATAGGCGAGCGAGGCAGTATGTTTTTCCTCAAGTCCTTTCTTAAGCCACGCATCAATCTGTTGCAACTTGGGTTCAGGCAAGACATTATTCGACTCAAATCCACCCTCCGGATCAAGGAAGAATGCGAGCGGCAAAGGGACCAATCCATGTTCCCGCATGATGTCAATCGTTTCATATTCGACACTTCGAATGATTACCGCGCTTCCTTCGGGTAGCTCTGTCGCAATTCGATGGCGCAGGTTTGGGTGGGGTGCAAAACCATTTCGTCCAGCTTCAATGTTTTCAATCCACCAAGGGCAAACTGTGACCGCCGCTCTGCCGTCAATGACTTTAGACAGGGTATGTAGGGTATCTAACATGACCCTCAGGTAGTCCCGGCACTCCGAACAGATACAGGCCCCCGGATCCGCAAACCAGAGAACAAAACTATCCGCTACGTCCGCGAAGGTATCGATCAAATATTCCTGATAAGGCAGGATGCGTTCTTTCCCGCGCTGCCAGCAGAGGGTGATGCCGGTGTAATTGACATCTTCCGCTCGCATTTGAGGGTAGCGCAGCCATGTCAGGGGCGGCACGGTTCCGCTTGAAAAGCCGACATGGGTTTCCATCCCCATCACGCGGGCATACGCCAGCGCGTCGTGCCAGACCTGATAACGCCACGCATTGGAAGCCAACCCCGGCTCGTCCGGATGGTAATACTGCGTGGGCCAAATATAGACCTTCAACAAATTGCAGCCCGCTGCATTGAGCAGTTCAATATACCATTTCCAATCGTCGAGGTTCCAAGTATCCGTCGTTAACGGCGCGATGTTCCACGGAATGCTTGAAGCGTACACACCCCGTATTGTGTACGGCGTATCATCGTCGGCAAAATTGCGAACCATCCGAAACTGGACATCATCCCCGGTTCTCCCGACGAGCCGATAGCCCTGTTTGGCATAGATGCGGATCGCCCGATAATTCTCCCGATAACAGGTCAACACGAGTCCCTGCTTCCCACGTTCGCGAGCAATGCCTTCGATCTGTTGCATCAGCCTTTGACCGATACCTCTGTTGTGAAAGGCATCGACGATTCCAATCCCCAAACCCGGATAACCATCTCCCTCTCTATCAACGTACCAAACATGCCCAACCAACTTTTCGTCGCTAAATGCACCAATATGGACGCAGCTTGGATTGTGGAGTTCCCCTGCAACTTTTGCGACTGCGTCTTGATCAAAGGGGTATGGATGATAAAAAGAGCGACTCGCCTCGGAAAGGCCCTCGAAGAAAGCGGAAATCTTCGGAATATCGGCATCGGTGAGGAAGCGGATGGCTAAATTTGTTGTGTTGTCGCCCATAATGCCCTCTCGCGTTGGGTAGAGAAGCCCCTTTGATTTAGTCGGAAATTCCCCCTGTCGCACGCAGCAGGGTTTCCTGCACAAGCAGTTCATGCGACATCGGTCGATCCGGTGGCTGCTTCCCTTCGATGGTTGCTATAAAGGCGTCTAATTCCAGTTCATAAGTTCTACCACGACCCTCCCCGTCTATCTTCACAATCTGCTCGCCTTCTTGGTAGCCATCTTTCGCCTCTGACAAACAGAGACGGATTTGCAGACCGGGTTCAAAAGGTTCGACAATAATCGCGCTCCCCTGACTGCCGTACACCTCAAAACGACGCGCCGCTGGTTGGGTTTCCATCGCGGCGATGTCGATAAAGGCAAGGGCATTTTCAAACTCAAATACCCCTAGAGTATTATCCTGAAACGCCGATACTGAGCCTGCGTCGTTCCGTAAAAATGAAGTTACCTTCACCGGACGCCCCAAGATCCAGACAACCTGGTCGAGCATGTGACCGCCCAAATCAAAAAAGATGCCGCCCTGATGCGTGTTGCTGATCCGAGTTCGGGCATCTTCAGTTATATTCGTGGACATATGAGCACGCACAGCGAACACATCGCCCAGAAAGCCCGACTTTGCCCAGCTAGCAACCTGCTTGAAAGCGGAATGATAGCGCAGCATATAGCCCATCTGAATGAGCAGCTCCTTGTCTTCCGCATCCGCGACCACCTGCTGCCATTGCGTCCAGTTATCGCCTGCAGGTTTATCATACCAGACGTGCTTGCCCGCATTGACAATCTCCTCGGTCTGATCGAGACTTTCCGCATTGAGACCCTCGGAGGTAATCGCTACAATGCTCTCATCCTCCAACATCTCGCTCTTGTCGTCGAACCAGTGAACACCCTCAAAAGCAGCGCCACCCGATCCTTCCAGTGAGGCGCGCTGCTGCGGGTCAGGTTCAAAAACCCCTGCGATTTCGACATCGTCGTTTACCTGCATCGCCAGCAATTTGCCGGAAGCGTGTCCATGTTTCGTTCCATACTGAGCCATTCGTATTTTTGCCATTCTTCTCTCCCAAATTTTCGTTAGGATTTCGTCCCCATTCAATCGGGGTTTATAGCCACTTGCCCAAAGGGTTAATGTGCTCTAACTATACTCAGAAATCCGTACTGTGTCAAGCACTTTGAATTGGTGATAAGAATTCCTGCTTGTGCAAGGTATGACAATAGAGTATCATAGAAAATGTCTATCAGGATTCGCCACTATTCCGCTATGTACCTATCAAACTCATTCTATACGATTGAGAGGAAATTTCATGCAAAATTCTTCAAGCTACGGCACAATCCTCATTGTCATTGATGGTTGCCGTCCCGATGGCATCCAACAGGCAAATACACCAAACATTGATACCCTAATTGCGCGCGGGGCTTACACTTTCAATGCGCAGAGCGTTGTCCCATCCTCTACGCTACCGTGTCACACCTCAATGTTTCGCGGCGTAACACCATCACGGCACGGTATCACAACCAATACATGGGTCCCGATGGTGCGCCCGGTGCCGAGTATCGTTGAGGCCGCTCATGCAATGAAAAAGAAGACAGCATTTATCTATAACTGGGAGCAGCTCCGCGATCTGGCAGCGCCGGGTTCGCTCGATTTTTCCTATTTCAGGGAGAACCTTGACGATCCGGAGGGTGATCTAACGATAGCGCAGATCGCAGCGGAACACCTGATTGCTGAACAACCGGATTTCTGCTTCGTCTATTTGGGCGTGGTGGATATTGTAGGACATCGACATGCCTGGATGTCTGAGGAATATATTGAACAGATTGGTATTGCAGACCAAGCAATCGGGATTTTACTCGAAGAACTCGAAAAGGCAAACCTTTTGGAACACTACTTTATTCTCGTCCAGAGCGACCATGGTGGGCACGGAAAGAGTCATGGAACGGATCTACCAGAAGATTTGACAATTCCGTGGATAGCAGCCGGACCGAAGATTAAGCAGACTGGCGAGATCAAAGAACTAGTGCGAATCTTTGACACTGCCCCGACGCTCGCTCATGTTCTCGATCTGCCATTGTCCGAAGATTGGGAAGGACAGCCAATTATGCAGATTTTTTGATTATCGCGTTAATCGGAAGTCCCTTCAAATGCTAGCACACGCAGCGGAATGGCATCCGTGCCAAGGACAGGCAGCGGCTGTGCAAAAACGTACACACGATTCTCGCTGAGATCTTCCAAATGCGCGAGGCTCTCGATTAACGGAATACCCCGGTCAAACAAAATATGGTGGTTAATCAATTCGCGGCTGCCCGGCACCTCAAGCCCAGGGCTGTCGAT is part of the Candidatus Poribacteria bacterium genome and harbors:
- the panB gene encoding 3-methyl-2-oxobutanoate hydroxymethyltransferase — protein: MKKTIDLIQSMKQNGQKVAMLTAYDYPTARILNDAGIDIILVGDSLGMVVLGYEDTRSVTMADMLHHTRIVARANATCLLVADLPHQAYETPEQAVKNARALCDAGADTVKFEGNKPEIVKAIVGDGIPVMGHVGLLPQTSEKFRVHGRKQSEAMLIADDAKALEAAGCFAIVLESIPEKLGGKITQSLQIPTIGIGAGAACDGQVLVLHDILGLFDRTPSFVKQYANMRKEIHRAVTHYKLEVQQGIFPDGGHSYR
- a CDS encoding L-rhamnose mutarotase, translated to MRHFGLAINLKDDPEIIEKYKEYHSNVWPEVLESLHTIGITKMNIYLLGHRMFMAMETVDEFEVEKDFPRYLEQHPRCREWDELMRTYQEPVPERKPEEWWALMECVFEF
- the ppk2 gene encoding polyphosphate kinase 2, with the protein product MSKKQKDKAAKKQKDQQIEKDFIRLQPTDKPVEERKKLKRKFYEKELARLQIELIKLQEHILNKGLKVVAIFEGRDSAGKGGTIQRITEPLNPRICRVVALGTPTEREKTQWYFQRYVPHLPAAGEIVFFDRSWYNRAGVERVMGFCNAEEYHEFLRSCPEFERMLVHSGIILIKYWLSVDADEQERRFRRRIKNPAKRWKLSAMDMESRRRWVDYSRAKDEMFKYTDIKQAPWYVVDAHDKKRARLNCIHHLLSLIPYEALPYQKLELPSLQEDNGYMRPPMTDQTLVPEMYP
- a CDS encoding Gfo/Idh/MocA family oxidoreductase; translation: MTLLRWGILGCGDVAEYKGGPPLYTVEGSELIAVMRRDREKAEDFAARHGAKRAYHTVERLLADDEINAVYIATPPYLHCEQTLLAAEAGKHVLCEKPMGMNVAECQQMVDACRENNVTLTIAYYRPFFPNIVKMKELMESGAIGEVVLGRINHTASYDPSSHEWGAWRTDPKISGGGVLMDLGSHRIDLLMYLLGEVTSVSGYAENVYLPHPVDDSAIFTLRFENGTHAVANINWNVGVSIDEVEVYGTEGSLRCNPLNSGNLTLQTKDKIESFDQPPLPYMHTGLVEALVNQMRTGVLVRCKGEEGLKTNAIIADIYANSVKRD
- a CDS encoding GNAT family N-acetyltransferase, whose protein sequence is MGDNTTNLAIRFLTDADIPKISAFFEGLSEASRSFYHPYPFDQDAVAKVAGELHNPSCVHIGAFSDEKLVGHVWYVDREGDGYPGLGIGIVDAFHNRGIGQRLMQQIEGIARERGKQGLVLTCYRENYRAIRIYAKQGYRLVGRTGDDVQFRMVRNFADDDTPYTIRGVYASSIPWNIAPLTTDTWNLDDWKWYIELLNAAGCNLLKVYIWPTQYYHPDEPGLASNAWRYQVWHDALAYARVMGMETHVGFSSGTVPPLTWLRYPQMRAEDVNYTGITLCWQRGKERILPYQEYLIDTFADVADSFVLWFADPGACICSECRDYLRVMLDTLHTLSKVIDGRAAVTVCPWWIENIEAGRNGFAPHPNLRHRIATELPEGSAVIIRSVEYETIDIMREHGLVPLPLAFFLDPEGGFESNNVLPEPKLQQIDAWLKKGLEEKHTASLAYRLTPYTQYPGDYYFFRRQLNPTQLRESILTELGEYVCNPQRREEFRDEGTHFASAVESLDRWWSDRRESDLDDAVTGFNALTETHDSVRDLADAATLLQRLSHGLGNQSLEEFTEDLRLQMSPMPVFRGLTLDYLWSGRAQAFLQLRVQNWLNRLQQ